One window of the ANME-2 cluster archaeon genome contains the following:
- a CDS encoding tripartite tricarboxylate transporter permease, which produces MNLSLLFISILAGFLLGVISGLVPGIHTNTFAFMLAAFAPWLLESGLSPLCIAATIVSSSLTHTFVNIIPSVFLGAPEADTSLAVLPGHQLLLDGFGAEAVRLSALGSAGAVLVSLVLMLPLSASFAVMYPLVNRYMGWILLVVVLVLIYTEKGEMIEGQGSLARFKYRAFAALLFLLSGMLGLVAFESQTLMKPVISIGEPSILMPLFSGLFGASMLVISMMTDTVIPAQFSSKLVLSRRRIVRGTIIGSAAGAFVAWLPGITGAVATVLARIGVKEDYADEDSGREFIVSISGVNTANAIFGLIALYVIGKTRSGAMVAVADILGGAHLDLDTLVLLLIIVVGVSIAAYFVTIFLGDRILTIVTRINYRMLCIVILTGLTGMVFLFSGWFGLVVFGMGIPVGMLAPYLKVRRSHAMGVLLLPLLMFYF; this is translated from the coding sequence ATGAATCTCAGTCTGCTCTTTATAAGTATACTGGCTGGGTTCTTGCTTGGCGTGATCAGCGGACTGGTACCCGGTATCCATACCAACACGTTTGCTTTCATGCTGGCAGCTTTTGCTCCATGGCTGCTTGAATCAGGCTTATCACCGTTATGTATTGCAGCTACTATTGTTTCGTCTTCGCTGACCCATACATTTGTTAACATTATTCCATCGGTTTTCCTGGGTGCACCCGAGGCAGATACTTCCCTGGCAGTACTTCCCGGACACCAGTTGCTCCTCGATGGCTTTGGTGCCGAGGCAGTAAGGCTGTCGGCATTGGGGAGTGCCGGTGCGGTATTAGTATCACTGGTATTGATGCTTCCGCTATCAGCATCATTTGCTGTCATGTATCCGCTGGTGAACAGGTATATGGGATGGATACTGCTGGTTGTGGTCCTGGTATTGATATATACGGAAAAAGGGGAAATGATAGAAGGCCAGGGTTCGCTGGCCCGCTTTAAATACCGGGCATTTGCTGCATTATTATTCTTGCTGTCCGGAATGCTGGGCCTTGTGGCCTTTGAGTCGCAGACGTTGATGAAGCCTGTTATCTCCATAGGGGAACCTTCGATACTGATGCCATTGTTCAGCGGCCTGTTCGGGGCTTCAATGCTTGTCATCAGTATGATGACCGATACCGTTATCCCTGCTCAGTTCAGTTCCAAGCTGGTATTGTCACGGAGACGCATAGTGCGGGGGACCATTATCGGCAGCGCTGCCGGTGCATTTGTGGCGTGGTTGCCAGGTATTACCGGGGCAGTAGCCACGGTATTGGCCCGGATAGGGGTGAAGGAGGATTATGCGGATGAGGATTCGGGCCGCGAGTTCATAGTATCTATCTCAGGTGTCAACACGGCTAATGCAATTTTTGGTTTGATCGCGCTTTACGTGATTGGCAAGACCCGTAGCGGGGCCATGGTGGCTGTGGCAGATATACTGGGTGGGGCACATCTGGACCTGGATACTCTTGTTCTTTTATTGATAATCGTTGTCGGTGTATCCATAGCAGCGTATTTTGTAACTATTTTCCTGGGGGACAGGATATTGACCATAGTGACCAGGATTAATTACCGGATGTTGTGTATCGTGATACTGACCGGGCTGACGGGAATGGTATTCCTTTTCTCAGGCTGGTTCGGGCTTGTGGTATTCGGGATGGGTATACCAGTTGGAATGCTTGCACCTTACCTGAAGGTGAGGCGGAGCCATGCGATGGGTGTGTTGCTGTTGCCACTGCTGATGTTTTATTTTTGA
- a CDS encoding DNA polymerase II large subunit: MKEIAASKSMQQYFMSMESKLDSAIEIAARARSKGLDPKPTIEIPLAQDLADRVEKLIGLEGVAPRIRELELNMSREEAALHIGVDVATGKIQPFKSDTQALDAAVRVSVAMLTEGVVAAPIEGIDRVDIETNTDGSRFVRIYYAGPIRSAGGTAQALSVLVADFVRRSMDIGRYIPTRNEVDRYVEEVQLYRRVASLQYTPSEDEIRLIVENCPVCIDGEPTEDAEVDGHRDLPRIPTNRVRGGMCLVMAEGLALKAPKIKKHVTNLNLDGWDWLDTFMSGGKKDDDADDSDGVKVKPKDKYLQDLIAGRPVFSYPSRPGGFRLRYGRSRNTSFAGGGVSPATMVLMDDFLAPGTQVKVERPGKALGIAPVDSLEGPTVRLFNGNVLRVDSMEQARQVRSSVSQILDIGELLINYGDFLENNHLLIPSSYCFEWWVQELEKAAATTGNNIRYEESELRRPSGAMALELSDTFQVPLHPQYTYLWHDVTSQDILTLSTYVEHNATFENAELVLPVDKTIKYLLEILLVQHRVHNDRVHIDQPGPLVRCLGLDGSLHRVRNASIDEKPDPMDMVNHLSGLIIRMRAPYRIGSRMGRPEKSDKREMKPAPNVLFPVGDAGGRKRSMIEAKSYSKSFKENVGTFEVEIDTRKCTRCGAATFRRSCPDCGSPTRAKLHCPVCNIEVGEPECPKCGLATTSANKLTINFKDEYLRAFENIGERDNLASFKGVLGLTSRNKTPEPIEKGILRARHEVVTFKDGTVRYDMSDLPLTHIRPAEIGTDVQTMHRLGYTVDMDGNELMTTSQVLELKVQDLVVSYHCGEYLLKAACFIDDLLVKFYGLEPYYNASTVNDLVGTLLIGLAPHTSAGVLGRLVGFTRASVGWAHPFFHAAKRRNCDGDEDCVMLLMDGLLNFSRSYLPDKRGGQMDAPLVLTTRIDPSEVDKEAHNIDVLRRYPLEFYEATLQYVNPKDLEKVMDTVTGRLGTPGQYDGWGFTHDTSDIAMGPANSAYKTLDSMIDKMTAQLELARKIRAVDERDVAERVIKFHFLPDLIGNLRAFSRQKVRCVKCNKKFRRPPLLGKCPKCNGKIVLTVHEGSVKKYMEVSLKIADEYEVSDYTKQRLELLKLEIRSLFESDVSKQLGLADFM; this comes from the coding sequence ATGAAAGAAATAGCTGCAAGCAAGAGTATGCAACAATATTTCATGTCAATGGAGTCAAAACTCGATTCCGCCATTGAGATTGCAGCCAGGGCCAGGAGCAAAGGACTGGACCCAAAACCTACTATTGAGATACCCCTGGCACAGGACCTGGCAGACAGAGTGGAAAAACTTATCGGTTTAGAGGGAGTGGCCCCCCGTATCAGGGAACTGGAACTGAATATGAGCCGGGAAGAGGCAGCGCTTCATATCGGTGTGGATGTAGCCACGGGCAAGATACAGCCCTTTAAATCAGATACCCAGGCACTGGATGCCGCTGTCAGGGTGTCGGTGGCGATGCTTACCGAAGGTGTGGTGGCGGCACCCATTGAAGGTATTGACAGGGTGGACATCGAGACCAATACTGATGGTTCCCGGTTTGTCAGGATATATTATGCAGGACCTATCAGGAGCGCCGGTGGTACTGCACAGGCACTTTCAGTCCTTGTAGCCGATTTTGTCAGGCGCAGCATGGATATTGGACGGTACATACCCACCAGGAACGAAGTTGACAGGTATGTGGAAGAAGTACAGTTATACAGACGCGTGGCAAGCCTGCAATATACTCCCAGCGAGGACGAGATCCGCCTTATTGTGGAGAACTGTCCTGTTTGCATTGACGGGGAGCCTACCGAAGATGCAGAAGTGGATGGTCACAGGGACCTGCCACGTATCCCCACGAACAGGGTCAGGGGCGGGATGTGCCTGGTTATGGCCGAAGGTCTGGCCTTAAAAGCACCGAAAATAAAAAAACACGTTACCAATCTCAACCTGGATGGCTGGGACTGGCTGGATACGTTCATGAGCGGCGGGAAAAAAGACGATGACGCAGATGATAGCGATGGTGTCAAGGTCAAACCGAAAGACAAATACCTGCAGGACCTGATAGCCGGCAGGCCCGTGTTCTCCTATCCTTCCAGGCCGGGGGGGTTCAGGTTACGGTACGGCCGCAGCAGGAATACCAGTTTTGCCGGCGGAGGGGTAAGCCCTGCCACCATGGTACTGATGGATGATTTCCTGGCTCCGGGTACCCAGGTAAAAGTGGAACGACCTGGCAAAGCACTGGGAATAGCCCCTGTGGACAGCCTGGAAGGTCCGACCGTACGGTTGTTCAACGGTAACGTGCTCAGGGTGGATTCCATGGAACAGGCCCGCCAGGTAAGGAGTTCCGTATCACAGATACTGGATATCGGCGAATTGCTGATAAACTACGGAGATTTCCTTGAGAACAATCACCTGCTGATCCCTTCATCATACTGTTTTGAATGGTGGGTACAGGAACTGGAGAAGGCAGCAGCAACGACGGGGAATAATATACGGTATGAAGAATCTGAACTCAGAAGGCCTTCCGGCGCTATGGCACTGGAGCTATCTGATACATTCCAGGTCCCGCTTCATCCCCAGTACACCTACCTCTGGCACGATGTCACGTCACAGGATATCCTCACACTTTCAACCTATGTGGAACACAACGCAACATTTGAGAATGCAGAACTGGTACTTCCCGTCGATAAAACTATCAAATACCTGCTGGAAATACTGCTTGTCCAGCACCGGGTACACAATGACAGGGTTCATATCGACCAGCCAGGACCGCTGGTCCGGTGCCTGGGCCTTGACGGGTCCTTACATCGTGTCAGGAATGCTTCCATTGACGAAAAACCAGACCCGATGGATATGGTAAACCACCTGAGCGGGCTCATAATCAGGATGCGGGCACCGTACCGTATCGGTTCACGAATGGGCCGTCCTGAAAAATCTGATAAGCGAGAGATGAAACCCGCTCCTAACGTGCTGTTCCCTGTGGGTGATGCAGGAGGGCGCAAACGTTCTATGATAGAAGCGAAGAGCTATTCAAAATCATTCAAGGAAAACGTGGGTACCTTTGAGGTGGAGATCGATACCAGGAAATGTACCAGATGCGGAGCGGCAACCTTCAGGCGTTCCTGTCCTGACTGTGGCAGTCCCACCCGGGCAAAATTGCATTGCCCTGTATGCAATATTGAGGTGGGTGAGCCGGAATGTCCCAAATGCGGACTTGCAACCACATCGGCTAATAAACTTACTATTAATTTCAAGGATGAATATCTCAGGGCATTTGAGAACATTGGCGAGCGGGATAACCTGGCAAGTTTCAAGGGTGTGCTCGGGCTGACATCCAGGAACAAGACGCCGGAACCTATTGAAAAAGGGATATTGCGCGCCAGGCATGAGGTGGTCACTTTCAAGGACGGTACCGTGCGTTACGATATGTCAGACCTGCCCCTGACCCATATAAGACCTGCTGAGATCGGTACTGATGTGCAGACCATGCACCGGCTCGGATACACGGTTGATATGGATGGGAATGAACTTATGACCACCTCACAGGTTTTGGAACTGAAAGTGCAGGATCTGGTAGTTTCCTATCACTGCGGTGAATATCTGCTCAAAGCTGCCTGTTTCATTGATGACCTGCTGGTGAAATTCTATGGTCTTGAGCCTTACTACAATGCCAGCACAGTGAACGATCTTGTGGGGACATTGCTTATAGGGCTGGCGCCCCATACTTCCGCAGGTGTACTGGGACGGCTGGTAGGTTTTACCAGGGCTTCGGTAGGCTGGGCACATCCTTTCTTCCATGCTGCCAAACGCCGGAACTGTGACGGGGACGAGGATTGTGTCATGCTGCTGATGGACGGGCTGTTGAACTTCTCCCGCTCGTACCTGCCAGATAAACGGGGCGGCCAGATGGATGCACCCCTGGTACTCACTACCCGTATCGACCCCAGTGAAGTCGACAAGGAGGCCCATAATATTGACGTACTTCGCCGTTATCCCCTTGAGTTCTATGAAGCCACCCTGCAGTATGTTAATCCAAAAGACCTGGAAAAGGTCATGGATACGGTGACTGGCAGGCTGGGTACACCCGGACAATATGATGGCTGGGGTTTTACTCATGACACATCAGACATTGCAATGGGACCTGCCAACAGCGCCTACAAGACCCTTGACTCCATGATCGATAAAATGACGGCACAGCTTGAACTTGCCCGGAAGATACGGGCCGTGGATGAGCGTGATGTTGCAGAGCGGGTAATAAAATTCCATTTCCTGCCTGACCTTATCGGTAACCTGAGGGCGTTCTCAAGACAGAAGGTGCGGTGTGTGAAATGTAATAAGAAATTCAGGCGCCCGCCACTGTTAGGGAAATGTCCCAAGTGCAATGGCAAGATCGTACTGACCGTGCATGAGGGGTCGGTCAAGAAATATATGGAAGTGTCGCTCAAGATCGCAGACGAATATGAAGTGAGCGATTACACCAAACAGAGACTTGAACTCCTGAAACTGGAGATCAGGTCGCTGTTCGAGAGTGATGTTTCAAAACAGTTGGGACTTGCAGATTTTATGTGA
- the fae gene encoding formaldehyde-activating enzyme, whose translation MIGEALVGDGPEIAHIDLVIGPKGGPVETAFMNSLAMPRQGHTPLLAVLEPNLQPKPATLIVNKVTIKNAQQAILMFGAAQAAVAKAVMDSVEAGIINKGDAEDVVIIVSIFIEWDANDKAKIYEYNYEATKLAIERAMKGEPSVDEALSRKDQASHPFA comes from the coding sequence ATGATCGGTGAAGCGCTTGTAGGTGATGGGCCCGAAATTGCTCATATCGATCTGGTAATCGGTCCAAAAGGTGGCCCCGTGGAAACTGCGTTTATGAACTCTCTGGCAATGCCAAGGCAGGGACACACACCCCTTCTGGCAGTTCTCGAACCCAACCTTCAGCCTAAACCTGCGACCCTTATTGTAAATAAGGTAACCATTAAAAATGCTCAACAGGCAATACTTATGTTCGGGGCCGCCCAGGCTGCTGTAGCCAAGGCAGTCATGGACTCGGTAGAAGCAGGGATCATCAACAAGGGAGATGCTGAGGATGTGGTGATCATAGTTTCAATATTCATTGAATGGGATGCAAATGATAAGGCCAAGATCTATGAGTATAACTACGAAGCAACGAAACTTGCCATAGAACGGGCCATGAAAGGGGAACCTTCAGTCGACGAGGCACTTTCAAGAAAAGATCAAGCTTCACATCCTTTTGCATAA
- a CDS encoding TIGR00303 family protein: MDNWISSELPPFNAKYPLFLCVLSNTDTARIPGISAAGRSPDVITYTPAADAELVTLGRTICNTEPPMTGNSPTPAVITRAAMLLTGMPFMFINSGLHIRPRIPLLDVDAKPGGDIRTSNAVLDARLVYDNALELGRQIRRFSDFVVIGESVPGGTTTAMAVLQALGVDGRVSSSYLQNPVTIKQQVVAQALDRAGISFGGLSHSPMQAIECVGDPMMACVCGLVDGLEGTTSILAGGTQMMAVLALIKHFGITADVSIATTKYVAQDETASFLNTVSALGYAAHIVDPGFDQSRNPGLRMYESGVVKEGVGAGGAMFVAGMMGVGQKELREKVEEICDLLF; this comes from the coding sequence ATGGACAACTGGATATCATCTGAACTACCACCATTTAATGCAAAATACCCCTTATTTTTATGTGTACTTTCAAATACCGATACTGCCAGGATACCAGGCATTTCAGCAGCAGGCAGGTCACCGGATGTTATTACATACACACCGGCAGCAGATGCTGAACTGGTGACCCTTGGCAGGACTATTTGCAACACTGAACCTCCCATGACCGGCAACAGTCCGACACCTGCCGTTATCACCCGTGCAGCGATGCTGCTTACAGGTATGCCTTTTATGTTCATCAACAGCGGTCTGCACATCCGTCCACGGATACCCTTGCTGGATGTGGACGCAAAGCCCGGAGGCGATATCAGGACAAGCAATGCGGTTTTGGATGCCAGACTGGTATACGATAACGCGCTGGAACTGGGGCGCCAGATACGACGTTTTTCAGATTTCGTTGTGATAGGTGAAAGCGTGCCCGGTGGCACCACTACTGCCATGGCTGTATTACAGGCACTTGGTGTTGATGGCAGGGTGAGCAGCAGTTACCTGCAAAATCCAGTTACTATAAAACAGCAGGTAGTGGCACAAGCCCTGGACAGGGCGGGTATCTCTTTTGGCGGGCTGTCACATTCACCGATGCAAGCCATTGAATGTGTCGGTGACCCTATGATGGCGTGTGTCTGTGGTCTGGTGGATGGGCTGGAAGGTACTACATCAATACTGGCAGGAGGCACCCAGATGATGGCAGTTCTTGCGCTCATCAAACATTTCGGAATAACGGCTGATGTGTCAATTGCTACCACAAAATATGTGGCACAGGATGAGACTGCCAGTTTCCTAAATACGGTATCGGCACTGGGATATGCAGCTCATATCGTGGACCCGGGTTTTGACCAATCAAGGAACCCTGGACTGAGAATGTACGAATCAGGGGTGGTGAAAGAAGGAGTTGGTGCCGGTGGAGCCATGTTCGTTGCCGGTATGATGGGTGTGGGTCAAAAGGAGTTAAGGGAAAAGGTTGAAGAGATCTGTGACCTCTTGTTTTAG
- a CDS encoding uroporphyrinogen-III synthase, which yields MKIAVTRLEEKSKGTNELFARYGHEAILVPTMKTAPALDSGPLNTLCAKVAAGEVHFLIFSSTMGVRYFFDQCKMVPDGIVMIAVGPKTADAVCEKGFACETIPSYSSDHFASHLGSRIKGKTVGLVRPDVPNSQLVESLTSLDAQVVEGIAYRLLPCGHEFKDILPDVDAVIYTSGKSFLLSGVSNEELEGKIVVAIGPKCAAVMKQKGINPDIIGNGTLEGCLTALRAHSR from the coding sequence ATGAAAATTGCAGTCACCAGGCTTGAAGAAAAGTCCAAAGGCACGAATGAGCTCTTTGCACGGTACGGTCACGAGGCCATTCTGGTTCCAACTATGAAGACCGCACCTGCACTGGACTCTGGACCACTGAACACGCTGTGTGCTAAAGTGGCTGCGGGAGAAGTACACTTCCTGATATTCTCAAGTACCATGGGTGTCAGGTATTTCTTTGACCAATGCAAAATGGTGCCTGATGGTATTGTCATGATAGCTGTTGGTCCAAAGACTGCCGATGCCGTCTGCGAGAAGGGATTCGCCTGCGAGACCATACCTTCTTATTCCTCTGACCACTTTGCATCCCATCTCGGGTCACGCATCAAAGGTAAAACCGTTGGGTTGGTCCGCCCTGATGTTCCCAATTCCCAGCTTGTGGAATCACTCACTTCCCTGGATGCACAGGTTGTCGAAGGTATAGCGTACCGGCTTTTACCCTGCGGTCATGAATTCAAGGATATACTGCCAGATGTGGATGCCGTGATCTACACCAGCGGCAAGTCATTCTTACTTTCAGGAGTATCAAACGAAGAACTGGAAGGCAAAATTGTGGTAGCCATTGGCCCAAAATGTGCCGCTGTCATGAAACAAAAAGGTATCAACCCTGACATCATAGGAAATGGTACCCTGGAAGGTTGTTTAACAGCCCTGAGGGCTCATTCCAGATAA
- a CDS encoding TrmB family transcriptional regulator — translation MPSSIPEMIHGNFNCSDIAKCVLGLKTLDLDTYRLLVQEGPKTAEELGELLNRERSTAYRALQNLMSCGLVYRETKTIEGGGYYYIYNALDPCKLKDMVQDNIDTWHKKMSALTKDIEKDILEQP, via the coding sequence ATGCCCAGTTCAATACCTGAAATGATACATGGGAATTTCAATTGCAGTGATATTGCCAAATGCGTGCTGGGATTGAAAACCCTTGACCTTGATACGTACCGCCTGCTTGTACAGGAAGGGCCTAAAACTGCTGAAGAACTTGGGGAGTTGCTGAACAGGGAACGCAGTACCGCATACCGCGCACTTCAAAATCTCATGTCATGCGGACTGGTCTACAGGGAAACAAAGACCATAGAGGGCGGAGGATATTATTATATCTACAATGCACTTGACCCCTGCAAGTTAAAGGACATGGTACAGGACAATATCGACACCTGGCATAAGAAGATGAGTGCTCTGACAAAGGATATTGAAAAAGATATCCTGGAGCAGCCTTAG
- a CDS encoding 4Fe-4S binding protein: protein MENDGYVVVHGCRKCNKCDNICPEGALYRVDGDVRINYDKCTRCGKCIEICPNKALVYLE, encoded by the coding sequence ATGGAAAATGACGGGTATGTGGTGGTTCACGGCTGCCGTAAATGTAATAAATGCGATAATATCTGTCCGGAAGGTGCGCTGTACCGGGTGGATGGTGATGTCCGCATAAATTATGATAAATGTACACGGTGTGGGAAGTGTATCGAGATATGTCCCAACAAAGCCCTTGTTTATCTGGAATGA
- a CDS encoding ArsR family transcriptional regulator has protein sequence MRHSDVRVFDDHDLEFIDILRNLNMSRNVASTLAFLANVEEATSKDLELGSELRQPEVSIAMRELRNFGWLDEREIKKEGKGRPMKVYKLAVPMNEIVLHLEERTRQEAEKTLYNIEKLKGLNFKK, from the coding sequence ATGAGACATTCAGATGTGAGAGTCTTCGATGACCATGACCTTGAATTTATTGACATTCTGCGCAACCTTAACATGTCACGTAATGTAGCCTCAACACTCGCTTTTCTTGCAAATGTCGAAGAAGCAACTTCAAAGGACCTTGAACTGGGTTCAGAACTCAGGCAGCCAGAAGTGAGCATTGCCATGAGGGAACTGAGGAACTTTGGATGGCTGGACGAGAGGGAGATTAAAAAAGAAGGCAAGGGCAGGCCGATGAAAGTATATAAACTGGCCGTTCCCATGAATGAGATCGTCTTGCACCTCGAAGAAAGGACCAGGCAGGAAGCTGAGAAGACCCTGTACAATATTGAAAAGTTAAAAGGTCTCAACTTCAAGAAATAA